The region TCTTTGATGACAAAAATGGCGGCGAAAAAGACCGCCGGGGTGCTGGGGGACGATCTGGCGCTGAATGCGCAACAGGTTAGCGGAGTAAAGGCCGATCGCGAACTGCCGGTGGTGTGGGGCGTGGCCAAAGGTTCGTTTATCAACAAGCTGATTCTGGTGCCGCTGGCGCTGCTGATCAGCGCATTTGCCCCCTGGGCGATCACGCCGCTGCTGATGGTGGGCGGTGCTTACCTGTGTTACGAAGGCTTTGAAAAGGTGTTCCACAGCCTGACCCACGGCGAGCAAGGGGAGGAAAAAAAAGAACAGCTGGACGCCAATGAAGACGTGGCGGCCTACGAGCGGCGCAAGGTGAAAGGGGCAATCCGCACCGATTTCGTGCTGTCCGCCGAAATTATCGCCATCACCCTCGGCACCGTGGCCGGGGCGAGTTTCACCCAGCAGGTGATTGTGCTGAGCGGTATCGCGATTGTCATGACGATAGGCGTTTACGGTATCGTGGCCGGCATCGTCAAGCTTGACGATCTGGGGTTGTACCTGAGCCGAAAAACCAGCGCGCTGGCGCGCTCGATCGGCAATGGCATTGTCAGTGCCGCGCCTTACCTGATGAAAACCCTGTCGATCGTCGGTACTGTCGCCATGTTTATGGTCGGCGGCGGCATTCTGACCCACGGTCTGCCTCCGGTGCATCATTTGTTCGAAGACTGGGCGTCGTACGCTACCCTGGTACCGACCTTCGGCCATATTCTGCAGGGGGCGCTCCCCGTCTTGCTCAACGTGGTGTTCGGCCTGATTGCCGGCGGCGTGGTGCTGCTGGTGGTTTCGGCGCTGGGGGCTATCCGCGCGCGCTTTACCGCCTGATAACCGCGGGGGGCGTTTGCGCCCCCCGTAGCTGCCGTCAGGGGCGGCTGTCGTCGCCTTCACCCAGTGCGCGTTGCATGATATGCGTGTCGCGCCATTCACCCAGTTTGAATCCCACCGCCTTCAGCGTACCCACGCTGGTAAAACCCAGTTTCCGATGCAAGGCCAGCGAACCCCGATTGTCTCCGGCATTGCCGACGATCGCCAGCATCTGCCGCCAGGGGCCGCGTTCGCAACGGGCGATCAGTTCGGCCAGCAGCGCCTTGCCGATGCCGTTACCCTGCAGACCTTCGGCGATGTACACCGAGTCTTCTACGGTAAACCGGTAGGCCGGGCGCGGCCGATAAGGCGTGGCGTAACAGTAGCCCACTACGCGA is a window of Serratia plymuthica DNA encoding:
- a CDS encoding DUF808 domain-containing protein, which codes for MAGSSLLTLIDDIASLLDDVSLMTKMAAKKTAGVLGDDLALNAQQVSGVKADRELPVVWGVAKGSFINKLILVPLALLISAFAPWAITPLLMVGGAYLCYEGFEKVFHSLTHGEQGEEKKEQLDANEDVAAYERRKVKGAIRTDFVLSAEIIAITLGTVAGASFTQQVIVLSGIAIVMTIGVYGIVAGIVKLDDLGLYLSRKTSALARSIGNGIVSAAPYLMKTLSIVGTVAMFMVGGGILTHGLPPVHHLFEDWASYATLVPTFGHILQGALPVLLNVVFGLIAGGVVLLVVSALGAIRARFTA
- a CDS encoding GNAT family N-acetyltransferase; the protein is MSLSAPLIITDATPDDLTAVQQIYAYHVLYGAASFEETPPTREEMQQRCSKVQEAGLPWLVAKREDRVVGYCYATPYRPRPAYRFTVEDSVYIAEGLQGNGIGKALLAELIARCERGPWRQMLAIVGNAGDNRGSLALHRKLGFTSVGTLKAVGFKLGEWRDTHIMQRALGEGDDSRP